A DNA window from Drosophila virilis strain 15010-1051.87 chromosome 4, Dvir_AGI_RSII-ME, whole genome shotgun sequence contains the following coding sequences:
- the LOC6629023 gene encoding serine/threonine-protein kinase 11-interacting protein isoform X4, protein MDPQKITELANLLRKNGDKILSSEFTLTLSGPLLRALNDSFTLIADSDIVAGAGLGPTQKHQHAFQVVKPINAKSSVFPDLQLLHDFVQKTTLLKLNYFPNDHYFEGAIDICKFRALRRLEVHKINICQVVGIQALRAQLQHLICIKSISNVEDIITHCGGDNSNGFVWNELQSADFSYNNLRAVDTALEFAQHLQHLNLRHNKLTSVRAIKWLPHLKTLDLSYNCLTHLPQFHVEACKRLQVLNISNNYVEELLDMTKLDALTTMDLSDNCLLEHTQLLPLSVLMTLTTLNLQGNPLACHPKHRLATAQYLHKNTATVKFVLDFEPLSKAEKALTGSQQLRFVGTMSHRLVSSYVSINSSRASVNTPASSVGSQLSLSVRGKDSSSEAEQAPPDLQISKKRTKKQRTVDIAEHGEETAIEAVTTIATPDANSLLQERPQETTDGSHLETKKQIETLRLKYGNEWLQSGNAELMLGIDTPQPSEQARHVARQQLNEFLGEFSSGAQQADSEPELLNISSTPTNNSNWKVGFESKLTPNNTDGSPTDAANLTQQTVYESCDSSIQTQYESTNDTMQEEQTERNEVQQQEIDKHKEVLSRYAAASAEQDEEPVSEEEPDEKLYIVYHAQKTSEPLFLTISSNYIREKDALSERTKTKWSIKVLESCERIKSNTLRINFDTMQKDKQERIYCVENALCQELEKKLRDILSQRDLTDMNITIYSCINCGIKFTRERKIKNYKAAEPRCPDCRSLFVAEVNDDVTGSLDKPKVSSMEPKLSPALIVEESPVSTPLVLQSKEDNQSSANSLNESSSCSKITNSQCSFDSNQSVVGSSNTERDLEFRANESDVDIISNPSQSSIEVLDPNLVQSASRKTSEERRISQIPNLQTIDDHQSQTQSFIEREFGQLLAEQARAQTVSTQATIVNVDATAKAKALAHVQLTESSSSGSVTDSICTTYEQQAKHQPSEKAQRQATDDAIILHNMLLAESGGSTSQQNNNNNNNYEVTAANGHHETKHLKTAEDAGLSSMFGALFQSTNMLMSSSKKLIETEASASAIQPYKFNYSDYNDIDHRLKLYFYQSKFKEVGEHFKWLAKGRIYNEQTQTMRDGLLVMSTCKCYLMEAYAPPQDDVAKWLRQVVSVTVNRLTRIQLLPWKLGLSFSLRHWGGFALILQDMLRTNSLLAYLADNPLPDGCELIQHPTYEVRQQLKSLMGEPIRMCAVLSGCQWICVPEKRSFELCTLLTTDTQLHIAGNGKFNWLTANEEQPIELTLTQQMSNLVEVERITDFEYNVNFLDETENKCELWHLQFETLANAECCLNAIGKSWEKLFGVPFSYSGT, encoded by the exons ATGGACCCGCAAAAGATCACCGAATTGGCCAATTTGCTGCGCAAGAATGGTGATAAAATCCTGAGCTCCGAATTTACCTTGACCTTATCag GTCCGCTGCTGCGTGCTTTGAACGATTCCTTTACTTTGATCGCGGACAGCGATATTGTGGCTGGAGCGGGCCTTGGCCCAACCCAGAAGCACCAGCATGCATTTCAGGTGGTCAAACCCATCAATGCCAAGTCGAGCGTGTTTCCGGATCTGCAGCTGCTACATGATTTCGTGCAGAAGACAACGTTACTGAAGCTCAACTATTTCCCCAACGATCATTACTTTGAGGGCGCCATAGACATATGCAAGTTTCGTGCGCTGCGTCGCCTGGAGGTGCACAAGATCAACATATGCCAGGTGGTGGGAATTCAAGCGCTTCGCGCCCAGCTCCAGCATTTGATATGCATCAAGAGTATAAGCAATGTGGAGGATATCATAACGCATTGCGGCGGCGATAATTCGAATGGTTTTGTCTGGAACGAGCTGCAGTCCGCGGACTTTAGCTACAACAATTTGCGTGCAGTGGACACGGCCCTGGAGTTTGCCCAGCACTTGCAGCATTTAAATTTGCGGCACAACAAGCTGACCAGCGTTAGGGCCATCAAGTGGCTGCCGCATCTAAAGACGCTCGATCTGAGCTACAATTGTCTGACGCACCTGCCACAGTTTCATGTGGAGGCCTGTAAACGGCTGCAGGTGCTCAACATAAGCAATAATTATGTGGAGGAACTGCTCGATATGACCAAGCTGGATGCGCTTACTACCATGGATTTGTCTGACAATTGCCTGCTCGAGCATACGCAACTGTTGCCGCTGAGCGTTCTGATGACGCTCACCACGCTCAATTTGCAGGGCAATCCCCTCGCCTGCCATCCCAAGCATCGCCTGGCCACGGCACAGTATTTGCACAAGAATACCGCGACTGTGAAATTTGTGCTGGACTTTGAGCCGCTATCGAAGGCCGAAAAGGCATTGACtggcagccagcagctgcgCTTTGTGGGCACCATGAGTCATCGGCTAGTCAGCAGTTATGTATCCATAAATAGTTCACGTGCCTCCGTCAATACGCCAGCTTCTAGTGTGGGCTCGCAGCTTTCGCTCTCGGTCAGAGGCAAGGATTCATCGTCCGAGGCAGAGCAAGCGCCACCGGATCTGCAAATTAGCAAAAAACGAACTAAAAAACAACGCACTGTGGATATCGCTGAACATGGCGAGGAGACGGCAATAGAAGCAGTTACCACAATCGCAACCCCCGATGCAAATAGTCTGTTACAAGAGAGGCCACAAGAGACCACAGATGGCAGCCATTTGGAGACGAAAAAGCAAATTGAGACACTGCGTCTCAAGTATGGCAACGAGTGGCTGCAGTCGGGCAATGCGGAGCTAATGCTGGGCATTGACACGCCGCAGCCCAGCGAACAGGCGCGTCACGTGGCACGCCAGCAGTTGAACGAGTTCCTGGGCGAGTTTTCGTCGGGCGCGCAACAGGCCGATTCGGAGCCAGAGCTGCTAAATATCAGCTCCACGCCCACGAACAACAGCAATTGGAAGGTTGGATTTGAATCAAAATTGACGCCCAACAATACAGATGGCAGCCCCACGGATGCCGCCAACCTAACACAGCAAACAGTTTACGAGTCATGCGACAGCAGCATTCAGACGCAATATGAGAGCACGAACGATACAATGCAGGAGGAGCAAACGGAGAGGAACGAAGTGCAGCAGCAAGAGATTGACAAGCACAAGGAGGTGCTAAGTCGCTATGCAGCTGCGAGCGCTGAGCAGGATGAGGAACCAG TTTCCGAAGAAGAGCCCGATGAGAAGCTGTATATTGTCTACCATGCGCAAAAGACCAGCGAGCCATTGTTCCTTACGATATCCTCGAATTATATTCGCGAAAAGGATGCACTCAGCGAACG CACCAAGACCAAATGGAGCATCAAGGTATTGGAGTCTTGTGAGCGAATCAAATCGAATACGCTGCGCATTAATTTTGATACAATGCAAAAAGATAAACAGGAGCGCATTTATTGTGTGGAGAATGCATTATGCCAG GAACTTGAGAAGAAACTACGCGACATTCTGTCCCAGCGTGATCTCACCGACATGAACATAACCATTTATAGCTGCATCAATTGTGGCATCAAGTTTACCAGAGAGCGCAAAATCAAGAACTACAAGGCAGCGG AGCCACGTTGTCCGGACTGTCGCAGCTTGTTCGTCGCGGAGGTGAACGATGATGTAACCGGCTCGCTGGACAAGCCCAAAGTGTCCAGCATGGAGCCGAAGCTGTCGCCAGCATTAATTGTGGAGGAATCGCCAGTGAGCACGCCGCTGGTATTGCAGTCCAAGGAGGACAATCAAA GCTCGGCTAATTCGTTAAATGAGAGCAGCTCCTGCTCGAAGATAACCAACTCGCAATGCTCCTTTGACTCCAATCAGTCGGTGGTGGGCAGCTCCAATACAGAGCGCGATTTAGAGTTTCGCGCCAATGAGAGCGATGTGGACATTATATCCAATCCGAGCCAATCCAGCATTGAGGTGCTGGATCCCAACCTAGTGCAGAGCGCCAGTCGCAAAACCTCCGAGGAGCGTCGCATATCCCAGATACCGAATCTGCAAACCATTGACGATCACCAAAGTCAAACCCAAAGCTTCATTGAACGCGAGTTTGGGCAATTGCTCGCCGAACAGGCCAGAGCACAGACAGTGTCAACGCAGGCAACAATAGTCAATGTGGACGCAACAGCGAAGGCCAAGGCCTTGGCTCACGTCCAGCTAACAGAGAGCAGTTCGTCGGGTTCGGTGACCGACAGCATATGCACCACCTACGAGCAGCAGGCCAAGCATCAGCCGTCGGAGAAGGCTCAACGGCAGGCAACGGACGATGCCATCATTCTGCACAATATGCTGCTGGCCGAATCTGGCGGGAGCACGAgtcaacaaaacaacaacaacaacaacaactatgaaGTGACGGCCGCAAATGGTCATCATGAAACGAAACATTTAAAGACAGCCGAAGATGCGGGCCTATCTTCCATGTTTGGCG CACTTTTTCAGTCGACCAACATGCTAATGTCCAGTTCGAAGAAGCTAATCGAAACGGAGGCCAGTGCCAGCGCAATTCAgccatataaatttaattatagcgATTACAATGACATCGATCATCGATTGAAGCTCTATTTCTATCAGAGCAAGTTCAAAGAGGTGGGCGAGCACTTCAAGTGGCTGGCCAAGGGTCGGATATACAATGAGCAAACGCAAACGATGCGCGATGGCTTATTGGTAATGTCCACCTGCAAGTGTTATCTGATGGAAGCGTATGCGCCGCCACAGGATGATGTCGCCAAGTGGCTGCGTCAGGTGGTTAGCGTAACAGTGAATCGTCTGACACGCATACAGCTGTTGCCCTGGAAACTGGGCTTGTCGTTTAGCCTGCGCCACTGGGGTGGCTTTGCGCTAATTTTACAGGATATGCTGCGCACAAACAGTTTACTGGCGTACCTGGCAG ACAACCCGCTCCCCGATGGGTGTGAGCTGATCCAGCATCCGACGTATGAGGTGCGTCAACAACTCAAATCGCTGATGGGTGAACCGATTAGGATGTGCGCCGTGCTCAGCGGCTGCCAGTGGATATGTGTTCCGGAGAAGCGCAGTTTTGAGCTCTGCACGCTGCTGACCACAGACACACAATTGCATATTGCCGGCAATGGCAAATTTAATTGGCTGACAGCAAACGAGGAGCAGCCCATTGAACTAACGCTGACACAGCAAATGAGCAATCTGGTGGAGGTGGAACGGATTACGGATTTCGAGTACAATGTTAATTTTCTGGATGAAACCGAAAACAAATGCGAATTGTGGCATTTGCAGTTTGAGACACTGGCGAATGCCGAGTGCTGTCTGAATGCCATTGGGAAATCTTGGGAGAAGCTATTTGGCGTGCCATTTAGCTACTCCGGTACGTAG
- the LOC6629023 gene encoding serine/threonine-protein kinase 11-interacting protein isoform X3 has translation MDPQKITELANLLRKNGDKILSSEFTLTLSGPLLRALNDSFTLIADSDIVAGAGLGPTQKHQHAFQVVKPINAKSSVFPDLQLLHDFVQKTTLLKLNYFPNDHYFEGAIDICKFRALRRLEVHKINICQVVGIQALRAQLQHLICIKSISNVEDIITHCGGDNSNGFVWNELQSADFSYNNLRAVDTALEFAQHLQHLNLRHNKLTSVRAIKWLPHLKTLDLSYNCLTHLPQFHVEACKRLQVLNISNNYVEELLDMTKLDALTTMDLSDNCLLEHTQLLPLSVLMTLTTLNLQGNPLACHPKHRLATAQYLHKNTATVKFVLDFEPLSKAEKALTGSQQLRFVGTMSHRLVSSYVSINSSRASVNTPASSVGSQLSLSVRGKDSSSEAEQAPPDLQISKKRTKKQRTVDIAEHGEETAIEAVTTIATPDANSLLQERPQETTDGSHLETKKQIETLRLKYGNEWLQSGNAELMLGIDTPQPSEQARHVARQQLNEFLGEFSSGAQQADSEPELLNISSTPTNNSNWKVGFESKLTPNNTDGSPTDAANLTQQTVYESCDSSIQTQYESTNDTMQEEQTERNEVQQQEIDKHKEVLSRYAAASAEQDEEPVSEEEPDEKLYIVYHAQKTSEPLFLTISSNYIREKDALSERTKTKWSIKVLESCERIKSNTLRINFDTMQKDKQERIYCVENALCQELEKKLRDILSQRDLTDMNITIYSCINCGIKFTRERKIKNYKAAEPRCPDCRSLFVAEVNDDVTGSLDKPKVSSMEPKLSPALIVEESPVSTPLVLQSKEDNQSIGSANSLNESSSCSKITNSQCSFDSNQSVVGSSNTERDLEFRANESDVDIISNPSQSSIEVLDPNLVQSASRKTSEERRISQIPNLQTIDDHQSQTQSFIEREFGQLLAEQARAQTVSTQATIVNVDATAKAKALAHVQLTESSSSGSVTDSICTTYEQQAKHQPSEKAQRQATDDAIILHNMLLAESGGSTSQQNNNNNNNYEVTAANGHHETKHLKTAEDAGLSSMFGALFQSTNMLMSSSKKLIETEASASAIQPYKFNYSDYNDIDHRLKLYFYQSKFKEVGEHFKWLAKGRIYNEQTQTMRDGLLVMSTCKCYLMEAYAPPQDDVAKWLRQVVSVTVNRLTRIQLLPWKLGLSFSLRHWGGFALILQDMLRTNSLLAYLADNPLPDGCELIQHPTYEVRQQLKSLMGEPIRMCAVLSGCQWICVPEKRSFELCTLLTTDTQLHIAGNGKFNWLTANEEQPIELTLTQQMSNLVEVERITDFEYNVNFLDETENKCELWHLQFETLANAECCLNAIGKSWEKLFGVPFSYSGT, from the exons ATGGACCCGCAAAAGATCACCGAATTGGCCAATTTGCTGCGCAAGAATGGTGATAAAATCCTGAGCTCCGAATTTACCTTGACCTTATCag GTCCGCTGCTGCGTGCTTTGAACGATTCCTTTACTTTGATCGCGGACAGCGATATTGTGGCTGGAGCGGGCCTTGGCCCAACCCAGAAGCACCAGCATGCATTTCAGGTGGTCAAACCCATCAATGCCAAGTCGAGCGTGTTTCCGGATCTGCAGCTGCTACATGATTTCGTGCAGAAGACAACGTTACTGAAGCTCAACTATTTCCCCAACGATCATTACTTTGAGGGCGCCATAGACATATGCAAGTTTCGTGCGCTGCGTCGCCTGGAGGTGCACAAGATCAACATATGCCAGGTGGTGGGAATTCAAGCGCTTCGCGCCCAGCTCCAGCATTTGATATGCATCAAGAGTATAAGCAATGTGGAGGATATCATAACGCATTGCGGCGGCGATAATTCGAATGGTTTTGTCTGGAACGAGCTGCAGTCCGCGGACTTTAGCTACAACAATTTGCGTGCAGTGGACACGGCCCTGGAGTTTGCCCAGCACTTGCAGCATTTAAATTTGCGGCACAACAAGCTGACCAGCGTTAGGGCCATCAAGTGGCTGCCGCATCTAAAGACGCTCGATCTGAGCTACAATTGTCTGACGCACCTGCCACAGTTTCATGTGGAGGCCTGTAAACGGCTGCAGGTGCTCAACATAAGCAATAATTATGTGGAGGAACTGCTCGATATGACCAAGCTGGATGCGCTTACTACCATGGATTTGTCTGACAATTGCCTGCTCGAGCATACGCAACTGTTGCCGCTGAGCGTTCTGATGACGCTCACCACGCTCAATTTGCAGGGCAATCCCCTCGCCTGCCATCCCAAGCATCGCCTGGCCACGGCACAGTATTTGCACAAGAATACCGCGACTGTGAAATTTGTGCTGGACTTTGAGCCGCTATCGAAGGCCGAAAAGGCATTGACtggcagccagcagctgcgCTTTGTGGGCACCATGAGTCATCGGCTAGTCAGCAGTTATGTATCCATAAATAGTTCACGTGCCTCCGTCAATACGCCAGCTTCTAGTGTGGGCTCGCAGCTTTCGCTCTCGGTCAGAGGCAAGGATTCATCGTCCGAGGCAGAGCAAGCGCCACCGGATCTGCAAATTAGCAAAAAACGAACTAAAAAACAACGCACTGTGGATATCGCTGAACATGGCGAGGAGACGGCAATAGAAGCAGTTACCACAATCGCAACCCCCGATGCAAATAGTCTGTTACAAGAGAGGCCACAAGAGACCACAGATGGCAGCCATTTGGAGACGAAAAAGCAAATTGAGACACTGCGTCTCAAGTATGGCAACGAGTGGCTGCAGTCGGGCAATGCGGAGCTAATGCTGGGCATTGACACGCCGCAGCCCAGCGAACAGGCGCGTCACGTGGCACGCCAGCAGTTGAACGAGTTCCTGGGCGAGTTTTCGTCGGGCGCGCAACAGGCCGATTCGGAGCCAGAGCTGCTAAATATCAGCTCCACGCCCACGAACAACAGCAATTGGAAGGTTGGATTTGAATCAAAATTGACGCCCAACAATACAGATGGCAGCCCCACGGATGCCGCCAACCTAACACAGCAAACAGTTTACGAGTCATGCGACAGCAGCATTCAGACGCAATATGAGAGCACGAACGATACAATGCAGGAGGAGCAAACGGAGAGGAACGAAGTGCAGCAGCAAGAGATTGACAAGCACAAGGAGGTGCTAAGTCGCTATGCAGCTGCGAGCGCTGAGCAGGATGAGGAACCAG TTTCCGAAGAAGAGCCCGATGAGAAGCTGTATATTGTCTACCATGCGCAAAAGACCAGCGAGCCATTGTTCCTTACGATATCCTCGAATTATATTCGCGAAAAGGATGCACTCAGCGAACG CACCAAGACCAAATGGAGCATCAAGGTATTGGAGTCTTGTGAGCGAATCAAATCGAATACGCTGCGCATTAATTTTGATACAATGCAAAAAGATAAACAGGAGCGCATTTATTGTGTGGAGAATGCATTATGCCAG GAACTTGAGAAGAAACTACGCGACATTCTGTCCCAGCGTGATCTCACCGACATGAACATAACCATTTATAGCTGCATCAATTGTGGCATCAAGTTTACCAGAGAGCGCAAAATCAAGAACTACAAGGCAGCGG AGCCACGTTGTCCGGACTGTCGCAGCTTGTTCGTCGCGGAGGTGAACGATGATGTAACCGGCTCGCTGGACAAGCCCAAAGTGTCCAGCATGGAGCCGAAGCTGTCGCCAGCATTAATTGTGGAGGAATCGCCAGTGAGCACGCCGCTGGTATTGCAGTCCAAGGAGGACAATCAAAGTATTG GCTCGGCTAATTCGTTAAATGAGAGCAGCTCCTGCTCGAAGATAACCAACTCGCAATGCTCCTTTGACTCCAATCAGTCGGTGGTGGGCAGCTCCAATACAGAGCGCGATTTAGAGTTTCGCGCCAATGAGAGCGATGTGGACATTATATCCAATCCGAGCCAATCCAGCATTGAGGTGCTGGATCCCAACCTAGTGCAGAGCGCCAGTCGCAAAACCTCCGAGGAGCGTCGCATATCCCAGATACCGAATCTGCAAACCATTGACGATCACCAAAGTCAAACCCAAAGCTTCATTGAACGCGAGTTTGGGCAATTGCTCGCCGAACAGGCCAGAGCACAGACAGTGTCAACGCAGGCAACAATAGTCAATGTGGACGCAACAGCGAAGGCCAAGGCCTTGGCTCACGTCCAGCTAACAGAGAGCAGTTCGTCGGGTTCGGTGACCGACAGCATATGCACCACCTACGAGCAGCAGGCCAAGCATCAGCCGTCGGAGAAGGCTCAACGGCAGGCAACGGACGATGCCATCATTCTGCACAATATGCTGCTGGCCGAATCTGGCGGGAGCACGAgtcaacaaaacaacaacaacaacaacaactatgaaGTGACGGCCGCAAATGGTCATCATGAAACGAAACATTTAAAGACAGCCGAAGATGCGGGCCTATCTTCCATGTTTGGCG CACTTTTTCAGTCGACCAACATGCTAATGTCCAGTTCGAAGAAGCTAATCGAAACGGAGGCCAGTGCCAGCGCAATTCAgccatataaatttaattatagcgATTACAATGACATCGATCATCGATTGAAGCTCTATTTCTATCAGAGCAAGTTCAAAGAGGTGGGCGAGCACTTCAAGTGGCTGGCCAAGGGTCGGATATACAATGAGCAAACGCAAACGATGCGCGATGGCTTATTGGTAATGTCCACCTGCAAGTGTTATCTGATGGAAGCGTATGCGCCGCCACAGGATGATGTCGCCAAGTGGCTGCGTCAGGTGGTTAGCGTAACAGTGAATCGTCTGACACGCATACAGCTGTTGCCCTGGAAACTGGGCTTGTCGTTTAGCCTGCGCCACTGGGGTGGCTTTGCGCTAATTTTACAGGATATGCTGCGCACAAACAGTTTACTGGCGTACCTGGCAG ACAACCCGCTCCCCGATGGGTGTGAGCTGATCCAGCATCCGACGTATGAGGTGCGTCAACAACTCAAATCGCTGATGGGTGAACCGATTAGGATGTGCGCCGTGCTCAGCGGCTGCCAGTGGATATGTGTTCCGGAGAAGCGCAGTTTTGAGCTCTGCACGCTGCTGACCACAGACACACAATTGCATATTGCCGGCAATGGCAAATTTAATTGGCTGACAGCAAACGAGGAGCAGCCCATTGAACTAACGCTGACACAGCAAATGAGCAATCTGGTGGAGGTGGAACGGATTACGGATTTCGAGTACAATGTTAATTTTCTGGATGAAACCGAAAACAAATGCGAATTGTGGCATTTGCAGTTTGAGACACTGGCGAATGCCGAGTGCTGTCTGAATGCCATTGGGAAATCTTGGGAGAAGCTATTTGGCGTGCCATTTAGCTACTCCGGTACGTAG